In the genome of Halapricum salinum, one region contains:
- a CDS encoding type II toxin-antitoxin system VapC family toxin, which produces MKLLDTTFLIRYWAGRDNVRAFLERNEESEFITTTLNTKEIAVGRDLQNKLDRHEILSTFGWLDVVPFRTDHAVIAGQLEATLHRDDSINQDRINSLAGDILIAAVAKETGATVVTENTDDFELLDDVSVETY; this is translated from the coding sequence ATGAAACTGCTTGACACAACCTTTCTCATCCGCTACTGGGCCGGACGAGACAACGTGAGAGCGTTCCTCGAACGGAACGAGGAGTCCGAGTTCATCACGACGACGCTCAACACCAAGGAGATTGCTGTCGGGCGGGACCTCCAGAACAAACTCGACCGACACGAGATCCTGTCGACGTTTGGGTGGCTGGATGTCGTCCCCTTCCGGACCGACCACGCAGTCATCGCCGGACAGTTAGAAGCGACATTACACCGCGATGATAGCATCAACCAGGACAGGATAAACTCCCTCGCTGGAGATATATTGATTGCAGCCGTCGCCAAGGAGACGGGCGCAACGGTCGTGACGGAGAACACCGACGACTTCGAGCTGCTCGACGACGTGTCCGTAGAAACCTATTGA
- a CDS encoding antitoxin VapB family protein yields the protein MGTKTIGIREDVYERLKARKREGESFTDLVDRLLAEAQTDWREGFGTLDADAAAQLERAAERSRRQTSAGLAHRQREVLEELSETEDMDETA from the coding sequence ATGGGGACGAAAACTATCGGCATCAGAGAGGACGTCTATGAACGCCTGAAAGCCCGCAAGCGGGAGGGCGAAAGTTTCACAGACCTCGTAGATCGTCTCCTCGCGGAGGCACAAACCGATTGGCGGGAGGGGTTCGGGACGCTCGACGCAGACGCGGCCGCGCAACTGGAACGGGCAGCCGAGAGGTCTCGCAGGCAGACGAGCGCGGGCCTCGCGCACCGCCAGCGAGAGGTTCTCGAGGAACTCTCCGAGACCGAGGATATGGATGAAACTGCTTGA
- a CDS encoding thioredoxin domain-containing protein, translated as MSDDADPLARNRLDEEASPYLQQHADNPVDWQPWDETALEAARERDKPIFLSIGYSSCHWCHVMEEESFEDETTARKLNDHFVPIKVDREERPDVDSIYQTLAQLVSGRGGWPLSVWLTPDQKPFYVGTYFPPESRRGTPGFGDLLEKLRSSWQNDRDEIEERATQWTQAIENEVASTPDQPGELGDDLLNSAANAAMRTADREHGGFGSSGPKFPQTGRLHVLLRAHERTGRDVLLDVVEETLDGMADGGIYDHLGGGFHRYSTDREWVVPHFEKMGYDNAEIPRAYLAGYQATGNERYAEVVEETFAFLQRELQHPEGGFYSTLDARSAPPDDPSAGDEEGAFYTWTPAEVREAIDDETTAELFCDRYGVTEAGNFERTTVLTRSASIAELAESYDLPESEVEERLEDAREQAFEAREERPRPNRDEKVLASWNGLLISALAEGAIVLEEDYVDVAVAALEFCREQLWDAEEERLSRRFKDSEVKIDGYLEDYAFLARGAFDTYQASGDAAHLGFALDLADALVERFWDPQEGTLYFTQTGGESLIARPQELNDQSTPSSAGVAAETLLALSHFRLDSDFEDVASGVLSTHAESIEGNPIQHASLTLAADRYRNGSVELTVAADDMPAEWREVLAKTYLPARILARRPGDDGGLDEWLVGLELDDAPPIWAERDARDSEPTVYACRDFACSPPQHDLDAAIEWLRE; from the coding sequence ATGAGCGACGACGCCGACCCCCTCGCCAGGAATCGTCTCGACGAGGAGGCCAGTCCCTACCTCCAGCAGCACGCGGACAACCCCGTCGACTGGCAGCCCTGGGACGAAACTGCCCTCGAGGCCGCTCGCGAGCGAGACAAACCCATCTTCCTCTCGATCGGCTACTCCTCGTGTCACTGGTGTCACGTCATGGAAGAGGAGAGCTTCGAGGACGAGACGACCGCCCGGAAACTGAACGATCACTTCGTCCCGATCAAGGTGGATCGGGAGGAGCGCCCGGACGTCGACTCGATCTACCAGACGCTCGCCCAGCTGGTCTCGGGCCGCGGCGGCTGGCCGCTCTCCGTGTGGCTCACGCCCGACCAGAAACCCTTCTACGTGGGGACGTACTTTCCGCCGGAATCGCGCCGCGGAACGCCCGGCTTCGGCGACCTGCTGGAGAAGCTCAGGAGTTCCTGGCAGAACGATCGCGACGAGATCGAAGAGCGGGCGACCCAGTGGACCCAGGCGATCGAGAACGAAGTGGCGTCGACGCCCGACCAACCGGGCGAACTGGGCGACGATCTGCTGAATTCGGCCGCCAACGCCGCGATGCGGACCGCCGACCGCGAACACGGCGGCTTCGGCTCCTCTGGGCCGAAGTTCCCCCAGACCGGACGGCTGCACGTCCTCCTCCGGGCGCACGAACGCACAGGTCGAGACGTCCTGCTGGACGTCGTCGAGGAGACGCTCGACGGGATGGCCGACGGCGGCATCTACGACCACCTCGGGGGTGGGTTCCACCGCTATTCCACGGATCGGGAGTGGGTCGTGCCCCACTTCGAGAAGATGGGCTACGACAACGCCGAGATCCCGCGGGCGTATCTCGCAGGGTATCAGGCCACCGGGAACGAGCGGTATGCGGAAGTGGTCGAAGAGACCTTCGCGTTCCTGCAACGGGAACTCCAACATCCCGAAGGCGGGTTCTACAGCACGCTCGACGCCCGGAGCGCACCGCCGGACGATCCATCCGCCGGGGACGAGGAAGGGGCGTTCTACACCTGGACGCCCGCGGAAGTTCGAGAAGCGATCGACGACGAGACCACGGCGGAGCTGTTCTGTGATCGCTACGGCGTCACCGAGGCCGGGAACTTCGAGCGGACGACCGTGCTGACTCGCAGCGCGTCGATCGCGGAGCTGGCCGAGAGTTACGACCTTCCCGAGAGTGAGGTCGAAGAACGGCTCGAAGACGCTCGCGAGCAAGCCTTCGAGGCTCGGGAAGAGCGGCCGCGCCCGAACCGAGACGAGAAGGTGCTGGCGAGCTGGAACGGCCTGCTCATCTCGGCACTCGCGGAGGGGGCGATCGTGCTGGAGGAGGACTATGTGGACGTGGCGGTCGCGGCGCTGGAGTTCTGTCGTGAGCAGTTGTGGGACGCCGAGGAGGAACGGCTCTCGCGGCGATTCAAGGATAGCGAGGTGAAGATCGACGGCTATCTCGAAGACTACGCCTTCCTCGCGCGTGGCGCGTTCGACACCTATCAGGCGAGTGGCGACGCGGCGCATCTCGGGTTCGCACTCGACCTGGCCGACGCGCTGGTCGAGCGCTTCTGGGACCCACAGGAGGGAACGCTGTACTTCACCCAGACCGGCGGCGAGAGCCTGATCGCCCGCCCGCAGGAGCTGAACGACCAGTCGACGCCCTCCAGTGCTGGCGTGGCCGCCGAGACGCTGCTCGCGCTGTCGCACTTCCGCCTCGATTCGGACTTCGAGGACGTGGCTTCGGGAGTGCTGTCGACTCACGCCGAGTCGATCGAGGGTAATCCCATTCAGCACGCCTCGCTAACGCTGGCAGCCGATCGCTACCGGAACGGATCGGTCGAGTTGACGGTGGCTGCGGATGACATGCCTGCCGAGTGGCGCGAGGTGCTGGCGAAGACGTACCTGCCGGCGCGGATTCTGGCCCGTCGGCCGGGAGACGATGGCGGGCTGGACGAGTGGCTGGTGGGGCTTGAGCTGGATGACGCACCGCCGATCTGGGCCGAGCGAGACGCGCGAGATAGCGAGCCAACCGTGTACGCCTGTCGGGACTTCGCGTGTTCGCCGCCGCAGCACGATCTCGATGCAGCGATCGAGTGGCTTCGAGAGTGA